From one Lolium rigidum isolate FL_2022 chromosome 4, APGP_CSIRO_Lrig_0.1, whole genome shotgun sequence genomic stretch:
- the LOC124707916 gene encoding hydroquinone glucosyltransferase-like, with amino-acid sequence MGHLIPFAELARRLVADHGLGATLLFAAATDTPSEQYASVAASVPDGVNLVALPAPPALPSTAPVRERATHAAVSSVPHVREIARSLTSTAPLAALVVDMVSVPARDVATELGVPCYMFFTSPWMLLSLFLHLPEIDARLVGEYRDATEPIRLPGCVPIHAHELPGSMLVDRSSDAFASFLSMAKDVSRVDGILVNTFGALEPVVGDGTDGVTELPVHTVGPLVWTRPAGVNRDHSRVIRWLDQQPRGSVVYLSFGSGGTLTWRQTTELALALEMTHRRFLWVVNRPDEDTASGAFFGTRPEEDVDDDALGFLPRGFVQRTSELGLVLPSWAPQTAILAHVSVGCFVTHCGWNSSLESILNGVPMVAWPLYAEQKMNAAMLEVQAGVAVRVRADADGFFTKEEIAGVIRRVMDEEEGASMRRRASELRDKAEQTLTEEGSSALALAHIAGTWRSSCMESEVVLHRSG; translated from the coding sequence ATGGGCCACCTCATCCCTTTCGCCGAGCTGGCGCGCCGGCTCGTCGCCGACCACGGCCTGGGCGCCACGCTCCTCTTTGCCGCGGCCACGGACACCCCCTCAGAGCAGTACGCCTCCGTGGCCGCGTCCGTCCCCGACGGCGTCAACCTGGTCGCGCTGCCCGCACCACCGGCCCTGCCGTCCACAGCCCCCGTGCGCGAACGTGCCACGCACGCCGCCGTCTCCAGCGTCCCGCACGTCCGGGAAATCGCCCGGTCGCTAACCTCAACCGCGCCGCTcgccgctctcgtggtggacatgGTCAGCGTGCCGGCGCGCGACGTCGCCACGGAGCTCGGCGTCCCGTGCTACATGTTCTTCACCTCGCCGTGGATGCTGCTGTCGCTGTTCCTGCACCTCCCGGAGATTGACGCCAGGCTCGTCGGGGAGTACAGGGACGCGACTGAGCCGATCCGGCTGCCGGGCTGCGTGCCGATCCATGCGCACGAGCTCCCGGGATCTATGCTCGTCGACCGGAGCAGCGACGCGTTCGCCAGCTTCCTGTCCATGGCCAAGGACGTCTCGAGAGTCGATGGGATCCTGGTGAACACGTTCGGCGCGCTGGAACCCGTGGTGGGCGACGGCACGGACGGCGTGACGGAGCTACCGGTGCACACGGTCGGGCCGTTGGTTTGGACCAGGCCGGCCGGCGTGAACCGCGACCACTCGCGCGTCATCCGATGGCTGGACCAGCAGCCACGCGGATCCGTGGTGTATCTGTCGTTCGGGAGCGGTGGCACGCTCACGTGGCGCCAGACCACCGAGCTAGCGCTCGCCCTGGAGATGACTCACCGTCGCTTCCTGTGGGTCGTCAACAGGCCAGACGAAGACACAGCCAGCGGCGCTTTCTTCGGAACACGGCCAGAAGAAGATGTCGACGACGACGCGCTCGGCTTCTTGCCGAGGGGCTTCGTCCAGAGGACGTCGGAGCTCGGGCTCGTCCTCCCGTCGTGGGCGCCGCAGACGGCGATCCTCGCGCACGTCTCCGTCGGCTGCTTCGTCacgcactgcgggtggaactccaGTCTCGAGAGCATCCTCAATGGCGTGCCCATGGTCGCTTGGCCGCTCTACGCGGAGCAGAAGATGAACGCCGCCATGCTGGAGGTCCAGGCGGGGGTAGCCGTCCGCGTCCGCGCTGATGCCGACGGGTTCTTCACCAAGGAAGAGATCGCCGGCGTGATCCGACGTGTGATGGACGAGGAAGAAGGAGCGTCCATGAGGAGGCGTGCTAGCGAGTTAAGAGACAAAGCGGAACAGACTCTAACCGAAGAAGGTTCTTCGGCTCTTGCATTAGCGCACATCGCAGGTACCTGGAGATCTTCTTGTATGGAATCAGAAGTAGTACTACATAGAAGTGGGTAA